Proteins co-encoded in one Juglans regia cultivar Chandler chromosome 16, Walnut 2.0, whole genome shotgun sequence genomic window:
- the LOC118344783 gene encoding putative nuclease HARBI1, protein MNVNRDSDDTFPNVCLTDSSEDDLATEDLETLAFLARAGREAQQQLRQPQHNIGLRGHQYILEVLNGNPRNCRELFRLEVDAFRALCSLLRSNRFLKDTRKGLTVEEQIGMFTSVLAAGDEQRIVGQRFQHSTETVNAHVRNVMKALCRLGTHLIYPTHTSGVHPTIAANPRNYPWFEGCIGAIDGTMIDAVVPAEVREAYRNRHGKVAQNVLCVCDLDMKFTFLYTGWEGSSHDARVFIDALSQGRNAFPMPLDGHYYLVDSAYPCTRGFMPPYPRERYHRSDRQGQRGFRGYKDYFNHRHSCIRNVIERTFGVLKSRFRILRLMPGYKVGRQGDLIIACCTLHNFIRMASPNDRLFEEWRDMELSPSGHAYSDAAVSGNHPDMTVESARAMAAIRDDIAKRMWEARSGH, encoded by the exons ATGAACGTGAATCGAGATTCAGATGATACGTTCCCTAATGTGTGTTTGACTGATAGTAGTGAAGATGACCTTGCAACTGAGGATCTTGAGACACTCGCATTTCTTGCGAGGGCTGGTAGAGAAGCACAACAACAGCTTAGACAGCCACAACACAATATTGGATTACGgggacatcaatatattttggaagttttgaatggGAATCCAAGAAATTGTCGCGAGTTATTCCGACTTGAGGTTGATGCCTTCCGCGCATTATGCAGCTTGTTACGTTCAAATAGATTTTTGAAGGATACTAGAAAAGGGTTGACCGTCGAGGAACAAATTGGCATGTTCACATCGGTACTGGCAGCTGGAGACGAACAACGGATTGTGGGGCAGCGCTTTCAACATTCAACAGAAACTGTTAATGCCCATGTGAGGAACGTTATGAAGGCCCTGTGTAGGCTAGGGACACATCTTATTTACCCAACTCACACATCCGGGGTGCACCCAACAATCGCAGCCAATCCGAGAAATTATCCTTGGTTTGAG GGATGCATTGGTGCAATTGATGGGACCATGATCGACGCTGTTGTACCTGCAGAGGTGCGTGAGGCATATCGCAACCGGCATGGCAAAGTTGCCCAAAACGTATTGTGTGTATGTGACTTGGACATGAAATTCACATTCCTGTACACTGGTTGGGAGGGGAGCTCGCATGATGCACGTGTATTCATCGATGCATTGTCTCAGGGCCGCAACGCATTTCCAATGCCTCTCGATG GTCATTATTATCTAGTCGATTCGGCGTATCCATGTACTCGAGGATTTATGCCCCCTTACCCTAGAGAGAGATATCATAGAAGTGACCGTCAGGGTCAGCGGGGATTTAGGgggtataaagattattttaatcatcGTCATTCATGTATTCGTAACGTAATAGAACGTACATTTGGGGTCTTGAAATCAcgatttagaattttaagactCATGCCTGGTTATAAAGTTGGGAGGCAAGGGGATCTGATCATTGCATGTTGTAcgttacacaattttattagaatggCGAGCCCGAATGACAGGTTGTTCGAGGAGTGGAGAGATATGGAGCTCAGTCCAAGCGGTCATGCATATAGCGACGCCGCAGTTTCAGGAAATCATCCTGACATGACCGTCGAATCAGCCCGAGCTATGGCTGCAATTAGGGATGACATTGCCAAACGTATGTGGGAAGCTAGGAGTGGTCATTGa